The Gopherus evgoodei ecotype Sinaloan lineage chromosome 8, rGopEvg1_v1.p, whole genome shotgun sequence genome includes a region encoding these proteins:
- the NHP2 gene encoding H/ACA ribonucleoprotein complex subunit 2, with amino-acid sequence MAREKRLEPDPEVAPERSYQELLGNLNPIARPLASRKLTRRLYKCIKKAAKQKQIRRGVKEVQKFINKGERGIIVLAGDTLPIEVYCHIPIMCEDRSLPYAYIPSKSDLGAAGGSKRPTCVIMIKPHEEYQEAYEECLEEVGSLPVPL; translated from the exons ATGGCTCGGGAGAAGCGGCTGGAGCCAGACCCCGAAGTGGCGCCGGAGCGATCGTACCAGGAGCTGCTGGGGAACCTGAACCCGATCGCGCGGCCGCTGGCCTCCCGCAAGCTCACCCGCAGGCTGTACAAGTGCATCAAGAAAG CGGCAAAACAAAAGCAGATCCGGCGGGGAGTGAAGGAAGTTCAGAAATTCATCAACAAGGGCGAGAGAGG GATCATTGTCCTTGCTGGAGACACACTGCCTATTGAAGTTTATTGCCACATCCCCATCATGTGTGAAGACAGGTCCCTCCCCTATGCTTATATCCCCTCCAAATCG gatctgggagcagctggaggctCAAAGCGCCCAACCTGTGTGATAATGATCAAGCCACATGAGGAGTACCAGGAGGCATATGAGGAGTGTTTGGAGGAGGTTGGGTCCCTTCCTGTCCCACTGTGA
- the RMND5B gene encoding E3 ubiquitin-protein transferase RMND5B isoform X1, with protein MMELCACVERELDKVLHKFLSYGQHCDQSLEELLCYVSQLRQELGSTALQGAPLSATLSLVMAQCCRKIKDTVQKLASDHKDIHSSVSRVGKAIDRNFDAELCSVVSDSVWESREKQQQILQMAIVEHLYQQGMLSVAEELSQESTLNVDLDFKQPFLELNRILEALNEQDLHPALDWAISNRQRLLELNSSLEFKLHRLHFIRLLAGGPDKQLEALSYARHFQPFGRLHQREIQVMMGSLVYLPLGIENSPYCHLLDAQHWTEICETFTRDACALLGLSVESPLSVSFASGCVALPVLMNIKAVIEQRQCTGVWSHKDELPIEIELGMKCWYHSVFACPILRQQTTDSNPPIKLICGHVISRDALNKLINGGKLKCPYCPMEQNPADGKPIVF; from the exons ATGATGGAGCTGTGCGCCTGTGTGGAGCGAGAGCTGGACAAAGTGCTGCACAAGTTCCTGAGCTATGGGCAGCACTGTGACCAGAGCCTAGAGGAGCTGCTCTGTTACGTGAGCCAACTGCGCCAGGAGCTTGGCAGCACAG ccctgcagggGGCACCGCTCTCTGCCACGCTCTCCCTGGTGATGGCCCAGTGCTGTCGGAAGATCAAAGACACGGTGCAGAAACTGGCCTCGGACCATAAAGACATTCACAGCAGTGTCTCCAGGGTGGGCAAAGCCATCGATAGG AACTTCGATGCCGAGCTCTGCAGCGTGGTCTCGGATTCGGTCTGGGAGTCgcgggagaagcagcagcagattcTGCAGATGGCGATTGTGGAGCATTTGTACCAGCAGGGCATGCTCAGTGTGGCAGAGGAGCTGTCCCAG GAGTCCACCCTGAATGTGGACTTGGACTTCAAGCAGCCGTTCTTGGAGCTGAACCGGATCCTGGAAGCCCTGAATGAGCAGGACCTGCATCCTGCTCTGGA CTGGGCAATCTCAAACAGGCAGCGTCTGCTGGAGCTGAACAGCTCCCTGGAATTCAAGCTGCATCGTCTCCACTTCATCCGGCTCCTGGCTGGCGGCCCTGACAAGCAGCTGGAGGCCCTGAGTTATGCTCGCCACTTCCAGCCCTTTGGCCGCCTGCACCAGCGAG AGATCCAGGTCATGATGGGCAGCCTGGTGTACCTGCCCCTGGGCATTGAGAACTCCCCGTACTGCCACCTGCTGGATGCCCAGCACTGGACAGAGATCTGCGAGACCTTCACCCGTGACGCCTGTGCCCTGCTGGGGCTCTCGGTGGAATCCCCTCTCAGTGTCAG CTTCGCATCTGGATGTGTGGCACTGCCTGTCCTGATGAACATCAAGGCAGTGATTGAGCAGAGACAGTGCACGGGTGTCTGGAGCCATAAGGATGAGCTGCCT ATTGAAATTGAGCTGGGCATGAAGTGCTGGTACCACTCAGTGTTTGCCTGCCCTATCCTTCGCCAGCAGACGACCGACTCCAATCCGCCTATCAAACTTATCTGCGGGCACGTCATCTCCCGGGACGCGCTCAACAAGCTCATCAATGGGGGCAA GCTGAAGTGTCCCTACTGCCCCATGGAGCAGAACCCGGCTGATGGGAAGCCCATCGTCTTCTGA
- the RMND5B gene encoding E3 ubiquitin-protein transferase RMND5B isoform X4, translating to MAIVEHLYQQGMLSVAEELSQESTLNVDLDFKQPFLELNRILEALNEQDLHPALDWAISNRQRLLELNSSLEFKLHRLHFIRLLAGGPDKQLEALSYARHFQPFGRLHQREIQVMMGSLVYLPLGIENSPYCHLLDAQHWTEICETFTRDACALLGLSVESPLSVSFASGCVALPVLMNIKAVIEQRQCTGVWSHKDELPIEIELGMKCWYHSVFACPILRQQTTDSNPPIKLICGHVISRDALNKLINGGKLKCPYCPMEQNPADGKPIVF from the exons ATGGCGATTGTGGAGCATTTGTACCAGCAGGGCATGCTCAGTGTGGCAGAGGAGCTGTCCCAG GAGTCCACCCTGAATGTGGACTTGGACTTCAAGCAGCCGTTCTTGGAGCTGAACCGGATCCTGGAAGCCCTGAATGAGCAGGACCTGCATCCTGCTCTGGA CTGGGCAATCTCAAACAGGCAGCGTCTGCTGGAGCTGAACAGCTCCCTGGAATTCAAGCTGCATCGTCTCCACTTCATCCGGCTCCTGGCTGGCGGCCCTGACAAGCAGCTGGAGGCCCTGAGTTATGCTCGCCACTTCCAGCCCTTTGGCCGCCTGCACCAGCGAG AGATCCAGGTCATGATGGGCAGCCTGGTGTACCTGCCCCTGGGCATTGAGAACTCCCCGTACTGCCACCTGCTGGATGCCCAGCACTGGACAGAGATCTGCGAGACCTTCACCCGTGACGCCTGTGCCCTGCTGGGGCTCTCGGTGGAATCCCCTCTCAGTGTCAG CTTCGCATCTGGATGTGTGGCACTGCCTGTCCTGATGAACATCAAGGCAGTGATTGAGCAGAGACAGTGCACGGGTGTCTGGAGCCATAAGGATGAGCTGCCT ATTGAAATTGAGCTGGGCATGAAGTGCTGGTACCACTCAGTGTTTGCCTGCCCTATCCTTCGCCAGCAGACGACCGACTCCAATCCGCCTATCAAACTTATCTGCGGGCACGTCATCTCCCGGGACGCGCTCAACAAGCTCATCAATGGGGGCAA GCTGAAGTGTCCCTACTGCCCCATGGAGCAGAACCCGGCTGATGGGAAGCCCATCGTCTTCTGA
- the RMND5B gene encoding E3 ubiquitin-protein transferase RMND5B isoform X2, with the protein MAQCCRKIKDTVQKLASDHKDIHSSVSRVGKAIDRNFDAELCSVVSDSVWESREKQQQILQMAIVEHLYQQGMLSVAEELSQESTLNVDLDFKQPFLELNRILEALNEQDLHPALDWAISNRQRLLELNSSLEFKLHRLHFIRLLAGGPDKQLEALSYARHFQPFGRLHQREIQVMMGSLVYLPLGIENSPYCHLLDAQHWTEICETFTRDACALLGLSVESPLSVSFASGCVALPVLMNIKAVIEQRQCTGVWSHKDELPIEIELGMKCWYHSVFACPILRQQTTDSNPPIKLICGHVISRDALNKLINGGKLKCPYCPMEQNPADGKPIVF; encoded by the exons ATGGCCCAGTGCTGTCGGAAGATCAAAGACACGGTGCAGAAACTGGCCTCGGACCATAAAGACATTCACAGCAGTGTCTCCAGGGTGGGCAAAGCCATCGATAGG AACTTCGATGCCGAGCTCTGCAGCGTGGTCTCGGATTCGGTCTGGGAGTCgcgggagaagcagcagcagattcTGCAGATGGCGATTGTGGAGCATTTGTACCAGCAGGGCATGCTCAGTGTGGCAGAGGAGCTGTCCCAG GAGTCCACCCTGAATGTGGACTTGGACTTCAAGCAGCCGTTCTTGGAGCTGAACCGGATCCTGGAAGCCCTGAATGAGCAGGACCTGCATCCTGCTCTGGA CTGGGCAATCTCAAACAGGCAGCGTCTGCTGGAGCTGAACAGCTCCCTGGAATTCAAGCTGCATCGTCTCCACTTCATCCGGCTCCTGGCTGGCGGCCCTGACAAGCAGCTGGAGGCCCTGAGTTATGCTCGCCACTTCCAGCCCTTTGGCCGCCTGCACCAGCGAG AGATCCAGGTCATGATGGGCAGCCTGGTGTACCTGCCCCTGGGCATTGAGAACTCCCCGTACTGCCACCTGCTGGATGCCCAGCACTGGACAGAGATCTGCGAGACCTTCACCCGTGACGCCTGTGCCCTGCTGGGGCTCTCGGTGGAATCCCCTCTCAGTGTCAG CTTCGCATCTGGATGTGTGGCACTGCCTGTCCTGATGAACATCAAGGCAGTGATTGAGCAGAGACAGTGCACGGGTGTCTGGAGCCATAAGGATGAGCTGCCT ATTGAAATTGAGCTGGGCATGAAGTGCTGGTACCACTCAGTGTTTGCCTGCCCTATCCTTCGCCAGCAGACGACCGACTCCAATCCGCCTATCAAACTTATCTGCGGGCACGTCATCTCCCGGGACGCGCTCAACAAGCTCATCAATGGGGGCAA GCTGAAGTGTCCCTACTGCCCCATGGAGCAGAACCCGGCTGATGGGAAGCCCATCGTCTTCTGA
- the RMND5B gene encoding E3 ubiquitin-protein transferase RMND5B isoform X3 — translation MMPLSPCAWKTSAQNFDAELCSVVSDSVWESREKQQQILQMAIVEHLYQQGMLSVAEELSQESTLNVDLDFKQPFLELNRILEALNEQDLHPALDWAISNRQRLLELNSSLEFKLHRLHFIRLLAGGPDKQLEALSYARHFQPFGRLHQREIQVMMGSLVYLPLGIENSPYCHLLDAQHWTEICETFTRDACALLGLSVESPLSVSFASGCVALPVLMNIKAVIEQRQCTGVWSHKDELPIEIELGMKCWYHSVFACPILRQQTTDSNPPIKLICGHVISRDALNKLINGGKLKCPYCPMEQNPADGKPIVF, via the exons ATGATGCCGCTGTCCCCGTGTGCCTGGAAAACATCAGCCCAg AACTTCGATGCCGAGCTCTGCAGCGTGGTCTCGGATTCGGTCTGGGAGTCgcgggagaagcagcagcagattcTGCAGATGGCGATTGTGGAGCATTTGTACCAGCAGGGCATGCTCAGTGTGGCAGAGGAGCTGTCCCAG GAGTCCACCCTGAATGTGGACTTGGACTTCAAGCAGCCGTTCTTGGAGCTGAACCGGATCCTGGAAGCCCTGAATGAGCAGGACCTGCATCCTGCTCTGGA CTGGGCAATCTCAAACAGGCAGCGTCTGCTGGAGCTGAACAGCTCCCTGGAATTCAAGCTGCATCGTCTCCACTTCATCCGGCTCCTGGCTGGCGGCCCTGACAAGCAGCTGGAGGCCCTGAGTTATGCTCGCCACTTCCAGCCCTTTGGCCGCCTGCACCAGCGAG AGATCCAGGTCATGATGGGCAGCCTGGTGTACCTGCCCCTGGGCATTGAGAACTCCCCGTACTGCCACCTGCTGGATGCCCAGCACTGGACAGAGATCTGCGAGACCTTCACCCGTGACGCCTGTGCCCTGCTGGGGCTCTCGGTGGAATCCCCTCTCAGTGTCAG CTTCGCATCTGGATGTGTGGCACTGCCTGTCCTGATGAACATCAAGGCAGTGATTGAGCAGAGACAGTGCACGGGTGTCTGGAGCCATAAGGATGAGCTGCCT ATTGAAATTGAGCTGGGCATGAAGTGCTGGTACCACTCAGTGTTTGCCTGCCCTATCCTTCGCCAGCAGACGACCGACTCCAATCCGCCTATCAAACTTATCTGCGGGCACGTCATCTCCCGGGACGCGCTCAACAAGCTCATCAATGGGGGCAA GCTGAAGTGTCCCTACTGCCCCATGGAGCAGAACCCGGCTGATGGGAAGCCCATCGTCTTCTGA
- the LOC115656102 gene encoding hornerin-like, protein MGGSTQHRCTAPSSDRPYGGKHTTQAHSSIIQHPMGGSTQHRRTAPLSDRPYKGKHTAPLSDGLYGGATHHTGAQLHHPMDPTGGGERTTQAQSSIIRWTLRGEHTTRAHSSISRWSLRGNAQHRRTAPSADGPYEGKHTTQAHSSITNGPYGGNAPHRRTAPSSDGPYEGNALHRRTAPSFDGPYEGKRTTQAHSSITDRPYEGNAPHRRTAPSPDGPYEGNAPHRRAAPSPNGPYGGGHTAQARGSITPQTLRGGGTRTAQARGSITPQTLRGGGDAPHRCSAPSPHRPYGGGTHRTGARLRHPTDPTGGGRTAQTLRGGHTAQARGSITPRTLLGGGGHRQASAPPPSPRPDALPPRTPRPPGAARSAHPAPGRLQPSASGSCRVRGRTVPLRGRIPLP, encoded by the exons ATGGGGGGAAGCACACAACACAGGTGCACAGCTCCATCATCTGACAGACCCTATGGGGGGAAGCACACAACACAGGCGCACAGCTCCATCATCCAACACCCTATGGGGGGAAGCACACAACACAGGCGCACAGCTCCATTATCTGACAGACCCTACAAGGGGAAGCACACAGCTCCATTATCCGACGGACTCTACGGGGGGGCAACGCACCACACAGGTGCACAGCTCCATCATCCAATGGACCCTACCGGGGGGGGGGAACGCACCACACAGGCACAAAGCTCCATCATTCGATGGACCCTACGAGGGGAACAcacaacaagggcacacagttCCATCAGCCGATGGAGCCTACGGGGGAACGCACAACACAGGCGCACAGCTCCATCAGCCGACGGCCCCTACGAGGGAAAGCACACAACACAGGCACACAGCTCCATCACCAACGGACCCTATGGGGGGAACGCACCACACAGGCGCACAGCTCCATCATCCGATGGACCCTACGAGGGGAACGCACTGCACAGGCGCACAGCTCCATCATTCGACGGCCCCTACGAGGGAAAGCGCACAACACAGGCACACAGCTCCATCACCGACAGACCCTATGAGGGGAATGCACCACACAGGCGCACAGCTCCATCACCCGACGGACCATACGAGGGGAACGCACCGCACAG GCGCGCGGCTCCATCACCCAACGGACCCTACGGGGGGGGACATACCGCACAGGCGCGCGGCTCCATCACCCCACAGACCctacgggggggggggacacgCACCGCACAGGCGCGCGGGTCCATCACCCCACAGAccctacggggggggggggacgcacCGCACAG GTGCTCGGCTCCATCACCCCACAGACCCTACGGGGGGGGGACACACCGCACAGGCGCGCGGCTCCGTCACCCGACAGACCCTACGGGGGGGGGACGCACCGCACAG ACCCTACGGGGGGGACACACCGCACAGGCGCGCGGCTCCATCACCCCACGGAccctattggggggggggggacaccgcCAAGCCTCCGCGCCCCCGCCGAGCCCCCGGCCGGACGCGCTGCCCCCCCGGACCCCGAGGCCGCCGGGCGCGGCCCGCTCCGCTCACCCGGCGCCTGGGCGGCTTCAGCCCAGCGCTTCCGGCAGCTGCCGAGTCCGGGGCCGGACCGTCCCACTGCGCGGCAGGATACCCCTCCCCTGA
- the N4BP3 gene encoding NEDD4-binding protein 3, which produces MATAQAPHVTCDPGNCLLDSSLAPAPGSSGCGMGSVGSLVEKQDLTPGELRTVLGGSRGFRQPDGLLRKGPSQRELFSYLHSARKEPRAERKHQALGASCNRDYESDRENRSPDRFSREPHRGADFSKSSLPERGRFDKCRIRPSAFKAVAGKGLVSMQGLASSKGQKLSKSNGSLHTLLSQSSTSASSQHGHVRTHLLHTISLDEASSSSHNSIQSFPIYPPHFKPAQGQFSASMGHINHIGGSLDRASWGPRDPLEVEKAPLSCKSMATLSRLQSSGEPPPPYEFTYSLEDVVKQLEDRLQEKSGELWQLKRSLSETEDPFTQVFEDKQHLWMDALDELKQMYVAKLQQVTQQAQRSQRALQLQLYKAQQEKKRLQEELSLHQGQCEELRQWQQQCECVSPKLEETRWEVCQKAAEISLLKQQLRDSQEELAQKLSEIFSLKTQLREAQAEVQAKDSQLAQLGDSFQAPPELSSSLPLGDAPMPVCQDFSGCETDDSKCWGLHSESGEPPERQVEWLWAELLRERRQGQLKAVNFELERKTWQEEKEKVLRYQREIQASYMEMYHRSQALERELRQLRAEPRDPDTDSPWIERVESSKI; this is translated from the exons ATGGCAACAGCACAGGCCCCTCATGTGACCTGTGACCCTGGCAACTGCCTCCTTGACTCTTCCCTAGCCCCTGCGCCTGGGAGCTCCGGCTGCGGCATGGGCAGTGTGGGCAGCCTGGTGGAGAAGCAGGACTTGACGCCCGGGGAGCTGCGGACGGTGCTGGGGGGCTCGCGGGGGTTCCGGCAGCCGGACGGCCTGCTCCGGAAGGGCCCGAGCCAGCGGGAGCTCTTCAGCTACCTGCACAGCGCCAGGAAGGAGCCCCGGGCCGAGAGGAAGCACCAGGCGCTGGGGGCATCCTGCAACCGGGACTACGAGAGCGACCGTGAGAACCGGTCCCCGGACCGCTTCTCCCGTGAGCCCCACCGGGGGGCAGACTTCTCCAAGAGCTCGCTGCCGGAGCGGGGCCGCTTTGACAAG TGTCGAATCAGGCCATCGGCTTTCAAGGCAGTGGCTGGGAAAGGCCTGGTCTCCATGCAGGGTCTGGCCTCATCTAAAGGGCAGAAGCTGTCGAAGAGCAATGGGAGCCTGCATACCCTCCTGTCCCAGAGTAGCACCAGCGCCTCGTCCCAGCATGGCCACGTGCGCACCCATCTGCTGCACACCATCAGCTTAGATGAGGCCTCCAGTTCCAGCCACAACTCCATCCAGAGCTTCCCCATCTACCCTCCCCACTTCAAACCTGCCCAGGGCCAGTTCAGTGCCTCCATGGGCCACATTAATCACATTGGGGGCTCCCTTGACAGGGCCTCCTGGGGCCCCCGAGATCCCCTGGAAGTGGAGAAAGCACCTCTGTCCTGCAAGAGCATGGCCACGCTAAGCCGTCTGCAAAGCTCCGGGGAGCCCCCACCCCCCTACGAGTTCACCTACTCCTTGGAGGACGTGGTGAAGCAGCTGGAGGACCGACTGCAGGAGAAGAGTGGGGAGCTGTGGCAGTTGAAGAGGAGCCTTAGTGAGACTGAAGACCCCTTCACACAG GTTTTCGAGGACAAACAACATCTGTGGATGGATGCACTGGATGAGCTGAAGCAGATGTATGTCGCCAAGCTGCAGCAGGTGACCCAGCAGGCCCAGCGCAGCCAGCGGGCGCTGCAGTTGCAGCTCTACAAAGCACAGCAGGAGAAGAAACGGCTacaggaggagctgagcctgcaCCAGGGCCAGTGCGAGGAGCtgaggcagtggcagcagcagtgtgaATGTGTCAGCCCCAAACTAGAAGAGACCAGGTGGGAG GTTTGTCAGAAGGCAGCTGAGATCTCACTGCTCAAGCAGCAGCTTCGAGACTCCCAGGAGGAGCTGGCCCAGAAACTCAGTGAGATCTTCAGCTTGAAGACCCAGCTGCGGGAGGCCCAGGCAGAGGTGCAAGCCAAGGACTCTCAGCTGGCCCAGCTAGGGGACTCCTTCCAGGCCCCACCAGAgctcagctcctccctccctttgGGGGATGCTCCCATGCCAGTCTGCCAGGACTTCTCTGGCTGTGAAACTGACGACTCCAAGTGTTGGGGTCTTCACAGCGAGAGTGGTGAGCCCCCGGAGAGGCAGGTGGAGTGGCTGTGGGCAGAGCTGCTGCGTGAGCGGCGCCAGGGCCAGCTGAAGGCTGTGAACTTTGAGCTGGAGCGGAAAACctggcaggaggagaaggagaaagtgCTGCGCTACCAGAGGGAGATCCAGGCAAGCTACATGGAGATGTACCACCGCAGCCAGGCTTTGGAAAGGGAGCTGCGGCAGCTGCGGGCTGAGCCCAGAGATCCTGACACAGACTCACCCTGGATCGAGAGAGTTGAGTCTTCAAAAATCTGA